The Desulfobacterales bacterium genome has a window encoding:
- a CDS encoding AAA family ATPase encodes MKIAISGKGGVGKTTVSALLIRQLNDIGKHVLAIDADPDANLAAAIGIPNADKIIPISEMKELIYERTEAKQGTIGGFFKLNPKVDDLPDALSAKLGNIKLMRLGGIKKGGSGCICPESTLLKALVTHIVLSRDEVVVMDMEAGIEHLGRGTARAVDKLIVVVEPGQRSIETAGHIKKLASEINLKNISIVGNKIRNKEDETFLLNRLSDFNFIGFIPFDNELISADLKGVSPYDVESKAKERITEIVARLA; translated from the coding sequence ATGAAAATAGCAATAAGCGGAAAAGGAGGCGTTGGTAAAACAACGGTTTCTGCGCTTTTAATACGACAATTAAACGATATTGGAAAACATGTTCTCGCAATAGATGCTGATCCTGATGCAAACCTTGCTGCGGCAATAGGTATTCCTAATGCTGACAAAATAATTCCTATTTCAGAAATGAAAGAACTTATTTATGAAAGAACAGAAGCAAAGCAAGGAACAATAGGAGGATTCTTTAAACTAAACCCAAAAGTTGATGATTTGCCTGATGCTCTTTCCGCTAAGCTCGGCAATATTAAATTAATGCGCCTTGGCGGCATAAAAAAAGGAGGATCTGGATGTATTTGCCCTGAAAGCACTTTGCTTAAAGCGCTTGTTACGCATATCGTTCTTTCAAGAGATGAAGTTGTAGTCATGGATATGGAAGCTGGCATTGAACATCTTGGAAGAGGAACAGCAAGAGCCGTTGATAAACTTATAGTTGTTGTCGAACCCGGCCAAAGAAGTATTGAAACTGCAGGTCATATAAAAAAATTAGCCTCAGAAATAAATTTAAAAAATATTTCTATTGTTGGAAATAAAATTAGAAATAAAGAAGATGAAACATTTCTTCTAAACCGTTTATCTGATTTTAATTTTATAGGCTTTATCCCTTTTGATAATGAATTAATTTCTGCTGATTTAAAAGGTGTATCGCCCTATGACGTTGAATCTAAAGCTAAAGAAAGGATAACTGAAATTGTTGCACGACTTGCATAG
- a CDS encoding DEAD/DEAH box helicase — MNPSIDHKLTKIFESIGVPEKTPFKPDNFQLEALKIIEDADCLVTAPTGSGKTWIAVKAIEKIFNKGGKSWYASPLKALSNSKFMEFSEIFGIENIGILTGDRRDNPDASILVGTTEILRNQLYDAMHKGINLDTDFIILDEAHYLGDEDRGVVWEEIMIYLPQRIPILMLSATVGNADQIAKWLSSIRKTKCIVVQETKRPVSLYPLFFYPSGKLVPLTVKGKNGKNQLYKKVEKYLTNTNPPVLSTRKNLPPMPEIISVLREYNLLPAIFFLKSRADCDNAVELCSDYAFDFNPEKKAKLENRISELSKQVSYIENHKQIWHLTNLGVGSHHSGQLPAWKLILETLMTEGLLDAVFATTTVAAGVNFPARTIILLNSDTFNGREFMPLTSTQFHQMTGRAGRRGMDNIGFAMTVPGKYMDVKLISSLLSAPPTSVLSQIKINFSMVLNLLLSHTPIEIQELLHKSFANYLISIETSKKKSRHNELKKDLWNDFLQHLYFLKNTGYVNDDNTLTEDGIWASQLRIDHPLLIAEGFRLKIFPEADPVLLASIMAPFVNDRDLEINVKRDVDQKIEKLFNSLKQALTPFVKYMISCGFEVAPIYLHPAITIHAWASGETWEEVIEISKMAEGDLAKLILRTADNLRHIKNLAGVFPETAKNAEQAIDLIMKDPVLLSF, encoded by the coding sequence ATTAATCCCTCTATTGATCATAAATTAACAAAAATTTTTGAATCTATTGGAGTTCCAGAAAAAACCCCTTTTAAACCGGATAATTTTCAATTAGAGGCTTTAAAAATAATAGAAGACGCTGACTGCCTTGTTACCGCCCCTACTGGATCTGGAAAAACTTGGATAGCTGTAAAAGCTATTGAAAAAATATTTAACAAAGGCGGAAAATCATGGTATGCATCACCATTGAAAGCGCTTTCAAATTCAAAATTCATGGAATTTTCGGAAATATTTGGAATTGAAAATATCGGAATTCTTACTGGGGACAGACGAGACAACCCTGATGCCTCTATTCTTGTCGGTACTACCGAAATTTTAAGAAATCAACTTTATGATGCCATGCATAAAGGAATTAATCTTGATACAGACTTTATTATACTTGATGAAGCTCACTATCTTGGTGATGAAGACAGGGGCGTTGTATGGGAAGAAATAATGATTTATCTTCCCCAAAGAATTCCGATACTTATGCTTTCAGCGACTGTTGGAAATGCTGACCAGATAGCAAAATGGCTGTCTTCTATACGAAAAACTAAATGTATTGTAGTTCAAGAAACAAAAAGACCCGTTTCTCTATATCCTCTTTTCTTTTATCCATCAGGAAAACTTGTTCCTTTAACTGTAAAAGGAAAAAATGGTAAAAATCAACTTTACAAAAAGGTAGAAAAATATTTAACGAATACAAACCCCCCAGTTTTATCAACAAGAAAAAACCTTCCCCCAATGCCTGAAATTATATCAGTATTAAGGGAATATAATCTTCTTCCAGCTATTTTTTTTTTAAAATCAAGAGCTGATTGTGATAATGCGGTTGAATTATGTTCAGACTATGCATTCGACTTTAATCCTGAAAAAAAAGCAAAGCTTGAAAATAGAATTAGCGAGCTTAGCAAGCAAGTAAGTTATATCGAAAATCATAAACAGATATGGCATCTTACAAATTTAGGAGTAGGTTCTCACCATAGCGGCCAGCTACCAGCATGGAAGCTTATCCTTGAAACCCTTATGACTGAAGGACTATTAGATGCCGTTTTTGCCACCACAACTGTAGCGGCCGGCGTCAACTTTCCAGCAAGAACAATTATTTTACTAAATTCAGACACTTTTAATGGAAGAGAATTTATGCCTCTTACGTCAACACAATTTCATCAAATGACTGGAAGAGCCGGAAGAAGAGGTATGGACAATATAGGTTTTGCTATGACTGTACCTGGAAAATATATGGATGTTAAACTTATATCTTCCTTATTATCAGCTCCTCCGACTTCTGTGTTGAGCCAAATAAAAATAAATTTTTCAATGGTTTTAAACCTTCTTTTATCGCATACTCCCATTGAAATCCAAGAACTTCTCCATAAATCATTTGCTAACTACTTAATAAGCATAGAAACATCGAAAAAAAAATCAAGGCATAATGAACTAAAAAAAGATCTTTGGAACGATTTTTTACAGCATTTATATTTTTTAAAAAATACAGGATATGTTAATGATGATAATACCCTTACAGAAGACGGAATATGGGCTTCTCAATTAAGAATAGACCACCCTCTTCTTATTGCTGAAGGTTTTAGGTTAAAAATTTTTCCAGAAGCTGACCCAGTCTTACTTGCGTCTATAATGGCGCCATTTGTTAATGACAGGGATTTAGAAATTAATGTTAAACGAGACGTAGATCAAAAAATTGAAAAGCTATTTAATAGCCTCAAACAAGCCTTAACTCCGTTTGTAAAATACATGATATCATGCGGATTTGAGGTCGCCCCTATTTATTTACACCCAGCTATAACAATTCATGCTTGGGCATCAGGAGAAACTTGGGAAGAAGTAATAGAAATATCTAAAATGGCTGAAGGAGATTTAGCGAAACTTATTCTCAGAACAGCAGATAATTTAAGGCATATTAAAAATTTAGCAGGCGTTTTTCCTGAAACAGCTAAAAATGCTGAGCAGGCAATTGACTTAATAATGAAAGATCCTGTTTTGCTTAGTTTTTAA
- a CDS encoding chemotaxis response regulator CheY, translating to MDTSMKILCVDDFATMRRILKNILKQLGFTNIVEADDGTSALEVLKTDKIDFIISDWNMPKMSGLDLLKAVRGNDAYKKIPFLMVTAEAQKQNVIDAVQAGVSNYVVKPFTAEIISEKLSKIFP from the coding sequence ATGGACACATCTATGAAAATTCTTTGCGTTGATGATTTTGCAACTATGAGGAGAATTCTCAAAAACATTTTAAAACAATTAGGTTTCACCAATATAGTTGAAGCTGACGATGGAACTTCCGCTCTTGAAGTTTTAAAAACAGATAAAATTGATTTTATAATTTCAGACTGGAATATGCCTAAAATGTCAGGACTTGATTTGCTTAAAGCTGTAAGAGGAAATGACGCATATAAAAAGATTCCATTTTTAATGGTCACTGCTGAAGCGCAAAAACAAAATGTTATTGACGCTGTTCAAGCCGGAGTTTCAAACTATGTTGTCAAACCTTTTACAGCGGAAATTATTTCCGAAAAACTAAGTAAAATATTTCCTTAA
- a CDS encoding deoxyguanosinetriphosphate triphosphohydrolase, protein MNVRKEYEKFENNYISPFGCKSFKSKGRQNEEDECSIRTVFQTDKDRIVFSNGFRRLKHKTQVFLSPLGEHYRTRLTHTLEVAQIARTIVRALHFNEDLAEAIALGHDLGHTPFGHSGETVLKEIYAQEFCHNEQSLRVVDVLENNGKGLNLTYEVRDGILKHTKGFGNIIPEHPEETAETIEGRIVRIADIMAYLNHDLDDAIRSGVITREQVPDSCIKILGKSHSERLTTMIKDVIYSSFQSENEFVLKMSEDILSAMKELRTFLYDNVYRSHRVHKEFVKSKKILADLYYHFLKNKESLIKEMKSLEMHWHINNECPIERMVCDIIASMTDRNALELYSKIFIPMPLF, encoded by the coding sequence ATGAATGTTAGAAAAGAATACGAAAAATTTGAAAATAATTACATATCCCCTTTTGGCTGCAAAAGTTTTAAATCAAAAGGACGACAAAATGAAGAAGATGAATGTTCAATAAGAACTGTCTTTCAAACTGATAAAGATAGGATTGTATTTTCAAACGGCTTTAGACGTCTTAAACATAAGACTCAAGTTTTTCTTTCTCCATTAGGCGAGCATTACAGAACAAGATTAACCCATACCCTTGAAGTAGCTCAAATAGCAAGAACAATAGTTCGAGCGCTACATTTTAATGAAGATTTAGCTGAAGCTATAGCCCTTGGCCATGACCTTGGACATACCCCTTTTGGCCATAGCGGAGAAACTGTTCTTAAGGAAATATATGCCCAAGAATTTTGCCATAATGAACAAAGTCTTAGAGTTGTTGACGTCCTTGAAAATAATGGCAAAGGCTTAAACCTTACATATGAAGTCAGGGACGGAATTTTAAAGCATACAAAAGGATTTGGAAATATAATTCCAGAACATCCAGAAGAAACCGCCGAAACTATTGAAGGAAGAATTGTAAGAATTGCAGATATAATGGCTTATTTAAATCATGATTTAGATGATGCTATAAGAAGCGGCGTTATAACAAGGGAACAAGTTCCAGATTCATGTATAAAAATTTTAGGAAAAAGCCATTCTGAAAGACTAACAACAATGATAAAAGACGTTATTTATTCAAGCTTTCAATCAGAAAATGAATTTGTGCTTAAAATGAGTGAAGATATATTATCAGCGATGAAAGAATTAAGGACATTTCTTTATGACAATGTCTATAGATCCCATCGTGTTCATAAAGAATTTGTAAAATCGAAAAAAATACTCGCCGATCTTTACTATCATTTTTTAAAAAATAAAGAAAGTCTCATTAAAGAGATGAAATCATTGGAAATGCATTGGCATATAAATAATGAATGTCCAATAGAAAGAATGGTTTGTGATATAATAGCAAGTATGACTGATAGAAACGCTCTTGAGCTTTATTCAAAAATATTTATTCCAATGCCTCTATTTTGA
- a CDS encoding DNRLRE domain-containing protein, whose amino-acid sequence MEFNKIIIKVSLIFILIFNFSLMGIGYAFIVDHTSTNIKQIPQSAIEQAKQSLHIAYGHTSHGSQLTTGMTSLVGFMNGLGYPENLYSWNESGNNNSLDLDDYAMGGDVGYYPQWVNNTRAYLDTHPDVNVIIWSWCGQVSDRTEQGMIDTYLNPMNQLETDYPNVTFVYMTGHSDGTGLSGNVHLRNQQIRNYCTSNNKVLYDFYDIELYNPDGNYFGDKLVNDACDYDSDGNGTQDANWAIEWQDSHTENIDWYNCSSAHSQPLNANQKAYAAWWLWARLAGWNPISDSTPPSVPQNLKVTVISETQIDLSWDASTDNESGVSYYRIYKNGLLCDNASILSYSSINLIPNTTYRFQISAVNGAGTESNLCSEVTATTLGDTQDPTSPTNLSAQAVSSSQINLSWTASTDNVGIAGYRIFRNGSEIATITGTNYQDQGLNAATSYTYRVSAFDAAGNESALSSPATATTIVQQTTTIRLEDDDAGEVVDAFLFQANPDTNYGSTTYVSTIDRFIIKFNLPSEVMNKYIVDAKLGLFVWNQTNYVANQYIDIYRVTKNWQEDSVTWNNAQTQVNWTTPGGDYGEQVARIEHQSGAANWDHTYYPLADITPLVQKWVKGTSANYGVLVINNSQTGIGIKASEYSSHPFLEITYSDSFPIQGKGMPAILGLLLSN is encoded by the coding sequence ATGGAATTTAACAAAATAATAATAAAGGTTAGTCTTATATTCATACTGATTTTTAATTTTAGCTTAATGGGAATCGGGTATGCATTTATTGTTGATCATACTTCAACAAATATTAAACAGATTCCCCAATCTGCTATTGAACAAGCCAAACAAAGTCTGCATATTGCCTATGGACACACATCCCATGGCAGTCAATTAACTACTGGAATGACCTCTTTAGTAGGTTTTATGAATGGTTTAGGATATCCTGAAAATCTGTATTCTTGGAATGAATCTGGTAATAATAATTCTCTCGATCTTGATGATTATGCAATGGGCGGTGATGTTGGATATTATCCTCAATGGGTTAATAATACTCGTGCTTATTTAGATACACACCCAGATGTCAATGTAATAATCTGGTCATGGTGTGGTCAGGTATCGGATCGAACAGAACAGGGAATGATTGATACCTATCTTAATCCAATGAATCAACTTGAAACCGATTATCCAAATGTTACTTTTGTATACATGACCGGTCATTCAGATGGAACGGGTTTATCAGGTAACGTTCATTTGCGTAATCAGCAAATCAGAAATTATTGTACGAGTAACAATAAAGTATTATACGATTTTTATGATATTGAATTGTATAATCCTGATGGTAATTATTTTGGCGATAAACTTGTCAATGATGCTTGTGATTACGATAGTGATGGCAATGGAACACAAGATGCAAATTGGGCAATTGAATGGCAAGATTCTCATACTGAAAATATTGATTGGTATAATTGTAGTTCAGCCCATAGTCAACCTTTAAATGCAAACCAAAAAGCCTATGCAGCATGGTGGTTGTGGGCTCGACTTGCCGGATGGAATCCTATTAGCGATTCAACGCCTCCTTCTGTACCTCAAAATTTAAAGGTAACTGTCATAAGTGAAACCCAAATCGATTTATCATGGGATGCATCGACTGATAATGAATCCGGTGTTTCTTATTATCGCATTTATAAAAATGGTTTGTTATGTGACAACGCCTCTATTTTAAGCTACTCATCAATAAATTTAATTCCAAATACGACCTATAGATTCCAGATATCTGCTGTTAATGGTGCTGGAACAGAATCGAATCTTTGCTCTGAAGTTACAGCGACAACCCTTGGAGATACACAAGACCCAACGAGTCCAACCAATCTTTCAGCGCAGGCTGTTTCATCAAGTCAAATAAATCTCTCTTGGACGGCATCTACAGATAATGTAGGCATTGCCGGTTATCGAATATTTCGCAATGGTAGTGAAATTGCTACTATTACGGGAACCAATTATCAGGATCAGGGGTTAAATGCAGCTACTTCATACACATATAGAGTATCAGCTTTTGATGCAGCAGGTAATGAATCCGCTCTCTCCAGTCCTGCAACAGCGACAACTATAGTTCAACAAACAACCACAATCAGATTGGAAGACGATGATGCTGGAGAAGTTGTGGATGCCTTTCTTTTTCAGGCAAATCCGGACACAAATTATGGCAGCACAACGTATGTTTCAACGATAGATCGTTTTATTATTAAATTCAATCTGCCATCAGAGGTAATGAACAAATACATTGTTGACGCCAAGCTTGGTCTGTTCGTTTGGAATCAAACTAATTACGTGGCAAATCAATACATAGATATTTATCGAGTGACTAAGAATTGGCAAGAGGACAGTGTAACATGGAATAATGCTCAAACTCAGGTGAACTGGACAACACCTGGCGGTGATTACGGGGAACAAGTGGCTCGTATTGAACATCAATCAGGTGCAGCAAACTGGGATCATACATACTATCCCTTAGCCGATATTACCCCATTGGTTCAAAAATGGGTGAAAGGCACTTCAGCAAATTATGGTGTCCTTGTGATAAACAATTCACAAACTGGCATAGGTATTAAAGCCAGTGAATATAGTTCCCATCCTTTTTTGGAAATCACCTATAGTGATAGTTTTCCAATTCAGGGTAAAGGGATGCCAGCAATATTAGGTCTATTGTTGTCAAATTAG
- a CDS encoding serine/threonine-protein phosphatase, with product MRLLSTAMTYTPKNKQISQDSYYIDDSIGLYIISDGIGGYAHSEIASQLIVKIIPEELKKNRLDEKSNIKSILHKIIRIAAIELNKIGQNKPLLNKISTTLTLLFIHKEKYWIAQVGDSRAYLFRNNHLKQITEDHSVAFEQYKIGAIKKEDIQLHPNQKLLTRCFSAAKDFVLSDIFEDKIQDNDIFLLCSDGLTKEVKDIEISEVLTLESDIFQNSGQLIEKVKLRNGKDDTTIILLLINI from the coding sequence ATGAGATTACTATCTACAGCTATGACTTATACTCCAAAAAATAAACAAATAAGTCAGGATAGCTATTATATTGATGATTCAATAGGATTATATATCATTTCAGATGGTATAGGTGGTTATGCACATAGTGAAATAGCCAGCCAGTTAATAGTAAAAATTATTCCTGAGGAATTGAAAAAAAATAGATTGGATGAAAAATCAAATATTAAGAGTATATTGCATAAAATTATAAGAATAGCTGCAATTGAATTAAATAAAATTGGCCAAAATAAGCCTTTGCTGAATAAAATTTCAACAACTCTTACGCTTCTTTTTATTCATAAAGAAAAATATTGGATAGCTCAGGTTGGTGATAGTAGAGCTTACCTTTTTCGCAATAATCATCTAAAACAAATAACAGAAGATCATTCCGTAGCATTTGAACAATATAAAATAGGAGCTATTAAAAAAGAAGATATTCAATTACATCCTAATCAAAAATTATTAACACGTTGCTTCTCAGCAGCAAAAGATTTTGTTTTATCAGATATTTTTGAGGATAAAATTCAAGATAATGATATTTTTTTGCTATGTTCTGACGGGTTAACAAAAGAAGTAAAAGATATTGAAATATCTGAAGTATTGACTTTAGAATCTGATATTTTTCAAAATTCAGGCCAGCTTATTGAGAAAGTAAAGTTACGAAACGGAAAAGACGATACTACAATAATTTTATTATTGATAAATATTTAA
- a CDS encoding TonB-dependent receptor — protein MKIFSFKRAVFYFLLLAIFSPKFSYGSDKDSADLELSFYELENQMVVTAARQTQKMNEAPASMSVVTAEDIRQLGATQIGEALRMIVGVHFGYTNASSMFAGGIRGFHKVPSNKIVLLIDGIPWSLETYAFPLFNYMPISIEEIDRIEVLRGPGSSLYGPNSMFGVINLITKKLETTKGNSFKVQGGEYGTLLSNYMFGGGLDEDRLLYRLSINWEQRDDWGYIAWQSKPSQQYGMSNINLKYIVNDNSEISLLGSYMHLIHNDLICESTGPIDYSDRDAHFGVITYHAKSPNITIKVHDNLKGWNKGDSFDIEGGLKFKEGRRGIEAQSMLEFWDNDTLVFGANFTQDMVNGIAIGGEHIINAAGIFFDNTYRMKKNFHINTGLRFDFHPNTGETLSHRIAFTYEPYTKHNFRLMWGSSYRNPDYIESYYDNYKSVKPNVYLHIFGQEENKAENASTFEFAYNAQLTEKFLLSANVFYTVIKDFIYFTEFGERYQDTNLNALIIPYPFHNIGNARQVGTEWEIKYQFTKSLKGIVNYAYLKQTELSDSVKQLLTMTPEHLANAELNAFFDNGISTTLTAHYKSSTEWRRYTWANLNTGNTEVGGKADSYMYADLRIGYNFKIRGNDTEIAVTAFNLFNNAFEDYPIDTANIGRRITGLLFIKF, from the coding sequence ATGAAAATTTTTTCTTTTAAGCGGGCTGTTTTTTACTTTTTATTATTAGCCATTTTTTCCCCTAAGTTTTCCTATGGCAGTGATAAAGATAGCGCAGACTTAGAACTTTCTTTTTATGAATTAGAAAATCAAATGGTTGTAACGGCAGCTCGACAAACGCAAAAAATGAATGAAGCTCCAGCCAGTATGAGTGTTGTTACTGCTGAAGATATAAGGCAATTGGGAGCTACTCAAATCGGAGAGGCTTTGCGTATGATCGTTGGCGTTCATTTTGGCTATACTAATGCAAGTAGCATGTTTGCCGGAGGTATCAGGGGCTTTCATAAGGTGCCATCTAATAAAATAGTTTTATTAATTGATGGAATTCCATGGTCCCTTGAAACTTACGCTTTTCCTTTATTTAATTATATGCCTATTTCTATTGAAGAAATCGATCGAATCGAAGTATTAAGAGGACCTGGGTCTTCGCTTTATGGACCTAATTCTATGTTTGGAGTAATCAATCTTATCACCAAAAAATTAGAAACCACAAAAGGGAATTCATTTAAAGTTCAGGGTGGAGAATACGGAACTCTTTTGAGTAATTATATGTTTGGTGGAGGATTAGACGAAGATCGTTTATTATATCGCTTAAGTATAAATTGGGAACAAAGAGATGATTGGGGATATATAGCATGGCAGTCTAAGCCTTCTCAACAGTATGGCATGAGCAATATAAATCTCAAATATATAGTTAATGATAATTCTGAGATTTCACTACTTGGGAGTTATATGCATTTAATACATAATGATCTTATTTGTGAAAGTACTGGTCCCATCGACTATAGTGACAGAGACGCCCATTTTGGCGTTATAACATATCATGCAAAATCTCCGAATATCACAATCAAGGTGCACGATAATTTAAAAGGATGGAATAAAGGAGATTCTTTTGATATTGAAGGAGGACTCAAGTTTAAAGAAGGTCGAAGAGGAATTGAAGCCCAGTCCATGTTAGAATTCTGGGATAATGATACCCTCGTTTTTGGCGCTAACTTTACCCAAGACATGGTCAATGGCATTGCAATAGGAGGAGAACACATAATAAATGCTGCTGGAATTTTTTTTGACAATACATATCGTATGAAAAAAAATTTCCATATAAATACCGGCTTACGCTTTGATTTTCATCCCAATACAGGTGAAACTTTATCTCACCGTATCGCTTTTACTTACGAACCTTATACAAAACACAATTTTCGTTTAATGTGGGGAAGTTCTTACCGCAATCCCGATTATATTGAAAGCTATTATGATAATTATAAATCCGTTAAGCCGAATGTTTATTTGCATATTTTCGGTCAAGAAGAGAACAAAGCCGAAAATGCAAGCACTTTTGAATTCGCATATAATGCCCAGTTAACGGAAAAATTCTTACTTTCAGCCAATGTTTTTTATACAGTAATTAAAGATTTTATTTATTTTACTGAATTTGGAGAGCGTTATCAAGATACAAATTTAAACGCTTTAATTATTCCTTATCCATTTCACAATATCGGTAATGCCAGACAAGTTGGCACAGAATGGGAAATAAAATATCAATTCACCAAATCTTTGAAAGGTATTGTCAATTATGCTTATCTTAAGCAAACGGAGCTATCAGATTCTGTCAAGCAGCTTTTAACTATGACCCCTGAGCATTTGGCAAATGCAGAACTCAACGCCTTTTTTGATAATGGAATTTCTACCACCTTGACTGCCCATTATAAGTCTAGCACCGAATGGAGGCGCTATACATGGGCTAATTTGAACACCGGTAACACCGAGGTAGGTGGAAAAGCGGATAGTTATATGTATGCAGATTTACGAATAGGCTATAATTTCAAAATAAGGGGAAATGATACGGAAATTGCCGTAACAGCCTTTAATCTTTTTAATAATGCTTTCGAGGATTATCCTATCGATACGGCAAATATCGGCCGTAGAATTACAGGCCTTTTGTTTATTAAATTTTAA
- a CDS encoding SpoIIE family protein phosphatase — MRFKFFRIQNFSIKYKFIIGIVIILVIAMLSVSIVFIKRSERLLVYALEDKANLINRNFSIVSAKSIEECAFSNLQMLINEVAVKDREIKTLIVADHKGTIIATSDNNNYPLFAKIENETILHQLRMRQDIILRNLKENVLESVLLMYDRPDDSVKNLIGFIYISLNMSYLEKSISNLWFDSFILTIILMGFGIICAYIFGAKMAKPIRILANRVQTIASGNLEISIKAKTKDEIGQLITDVEKMRLAIKNLTGNLEEQVKERTAQLENAYIEINSLNERLKAENVRMSAELDVTRRLQQMMLPTKHELKKIKYLDIAGFMDPAAEVGGDYYDIFQTDEHLAISIGDVTGHGLESGVLMLMAQTAVRTLTLSKETDLKFFLNILNETLFTNTKRMKVDKSMTLAILEYRNGNIRISGQHEDVIIIRKNGYIEILDTMKLGFPLGLEKDIYHLISDTEFFLNAGDGVVLFTDGIIEAENISGKLYGIDRLCSIAKKNWNKSAELIQKAIIDDVYQYIGKQIVHDDLTLIVIKQI, encoded by the coding sequence ATGAGATTCAAATTTTTTAGAATTCAAAATTTCAGCATAAAATATAAATTTATCATCGGAATAGTGATAATTCTTGTTATCGCCATGTTGTCAGTTTCTATTGTTTTTATCAAAAGATCGGAAAGGCTTTTAGTTTATGCGCTTGAGGATAAAGCTAATCTGATAAACCGAAATTTTTCAATCGTATCGGCAAAAAGTATAGAGGAATGCGCTTTTTCTAACTTACAAATGTTAATCAATGAAGTTGCTGTAAAAGATAGAGAAATCAAAACATTGATTGTTGCTGATCATAAGGGAACTATTATTGCGACTTCAGATAATAATAATTACCCGTTATTTGCAAAAATTGAAAATGAAACAATTCTTCATCAATTAAGGATGAGACAAGACATCATCTTACGGAATCTAAAAGAAAATGTTCTTGAAAGCGTTCTATTGATGTATGATAGACCTGATGATAGTGTAAAAAATCTGATAGGCTTTATCTATATTTCGCTTAATATGAGCTATCTTGAAAAATCAATTTCAAATCTTTGGTTCGACTCTTTTATTCTGACTATTATTCTCATGGGATTTGGAATCATCTGCGCTTACATATTTGGGGCTAAAATGGCTAAACCCATTAGAATACTTGCTAATAGAGTTCAAACTATAGCTTCTGGAAATCTTGAAATTTCAATTAAAGCAAAGACTAAAGATGAGATCGGTCAACTTATTACTGATGTCGAAAAAATGCGGCTTGCAATTAAGAATTTGACAGGAAATCTGGAAGAGCAGGTGAAGGAAAGAACAGCTCAACTTGAAAATGCCTATATCGAAATTAATTCTTTAAATGAACGATTGAAAGCGGAAAATGTACGCATGAGCGCTGAGTTAGATGTCACTCGTCGTTTACAGCAAATGATGCTTCCTACTAAACATGAGTTAAAAAAAATAAAATATTTAGATATTGCAGGATTTATGGACCCTGCCGCTGAAGTTGGGGGTGATTATTACGATATTTTTCAAACGGACGAACATTTAGCAATCAGTATCGGAGATGTTACAGGGCATGGTTTAGAAAGCGGCGTACTAATGTTGATGGCTCAAACTGCTGTTAGGACATTAACACTTTCTAAAGAAACAGACCTAAAGTTTTTTTTGAATATTTTAAATGAAACTTTATTTACAAATACTAAACGGATGAAAGTCGATAAATCTATGACGCTTGCTATCCTTGAGTATCGCAATGGGAATATCAGAATCTCAGGCCAACATGAAGATGTTATAATTATTCGTAAAAATGGTTATATAGAGATTTTGGATACTATGAAATTAGGTTTTCCTTTAGGTCTGGAAAAAGATATATACCATCTGATATCTGATACCGAATTTTTTCTGAATGCTGGCGATGGCGTGGTATTATTTACGGACGGAATAATCGAAGCCGAGAACATATCAGGCAAACTTTACGGAATCGACAGATTATGCAGTATTGCGAAAAAGAATTGGAATAAATCTGCAGAACTAATTCAAAAAGCAATTATAGATGATGTTTATCAATATATAGGGAAACAAATTGTTCATGATGATTTGACTTTGATTGTCATAAAACAAATTTAA